Proteins encoded in a region of the Triticum dicoccoides isolate Atlit2015 ecotype Zavitan chromosome 3A, WEW_v2.0, whole genome shotgun sequence genome:
- the LOC119272184 gene encoding uncharacterized protein LOC119272184, translating into MGNCLKLQRASESWVDDDEWEVDVVEGKTAAGENEKTERVEVKIRVTKRQVQELLQQAALDGKGKRATEKVLTDLINSGTVCYHDDHETRGHWRPSLQSITEAEEP; encoded by the coding sequence ATGGGGAACTGCTTGAAGCTGCAGCGCGCCTCCGAGTCGTGGGTCGACGACGACGAGTGGGAGGTGGACGTGGTGGAGGGGAAGACGGCGGCCGGCGAGAACGAGAAGACGGAGCGGGTGGAGGTGAAGATCAGGGTGACCAAGAGGCAGGTCCAGGAGCTGCTGCAGCAGGCTGCCCTGGACGGCAAGGGGAAGAGGGCGACGGAAAAGGTGCTGACGGATCTGATCAACTCCGGCACGGTGTGCTACCACGACGATCACGAGACGAGGGGGCACTGGAGGCCGTCGCTGCAGAGCATCACCGAAGCCGAAGAGCCTTGA